Part of the Romeriopsis navalis LEGE 11480 genome, TGTCAGCACAAGAGCAAGTCAAACGTCGAAAGCTGTCAATCGATACCGCTCTCAATCGTCTTTTAGATCAAGATGGGACGCTACACCTGGCTCATCTTGATAACGAACTGAATAAATTATTTTCTCGGCAGTTGCGCGATATGGCGAATATGCCTCCAATTGTCCCCTTGCTGCTTTGGCAAAATTGCTACTACGTTGGGTCACCCATCGCAATTGAGCCAGAAGTACTGCAACGTATGCGTAATCGACTGAATTCCCAAGTAAAGGTCGTTCCAATTAAAACAAATAGTTATCGCAATTGGATGCGGCTACAGAATCTGGATATGACGAAGATTACGATCGGTAATCAAGCGAATCCAATCACTGGGGAGATGGAGCAAGAAGACATCACCCAAACAACAGAACTCTATCTAGCCCAGACGGATAATCAGATTGAGCGAATCAAAGCCATTATTGCTAGTGCACTTCGCAATCGAGCCAGCGATATTCATCTGGAACCCACACCAGAAGGATTGAAAGTACGGTATCGCATTGATGGCATTATGCGACATATCACAACCTTGCCAGCTGAGATCAGCCGTAAGGTCATTGTTTCGCTGAAAGTGATGTGTGAAATGGATATTGCGGATAGTCGCCGTCCTCAAGACGGCCGTATCAGTGAGAAATATGTAACTGCAGACGATCAGGAAGCGGGTCTGGATTTGCGGGTAAATACATTACCCTGTGTGAGTGGCATTAAGGGTGAACAAGGTGAAAAGGCGGTTCTACGACTACTACGTCAGCAAAATACCTTCAAGACAATTGATGACTTGGGGTTTCCACCTTCTCGTCTACCCATCTTTAAGCAATGGCTGGCTCAGCCTCAGGGGATGGTAATTTTGACCGGGCCAACAGGGTCTGGTAAAACCAGTACGCTATATACCAGCTTGCAAGCGATCGCCACCGATGAGGTCAATATCATCACAGTTGAAGACCCAGTGGAATACGTCTTATCAGGTATTACCCAAACGCAGGTTCATGAACTAGCAGGAATGACCTTTGCCGCTGGTTTGCGCTCTATCCTACGCCAAGATCCTGATATTGTCATGGTGGGTGAAGTACGTGATCATGAGACAGCCGAGAC contains:
- a CDS encoding GspE/PulE family protein translates to MVHLSAQEQVKRRKLSIDTALNRLLDQDGTLHLAHLDNELNKLFSRQLRDMANMPPIVPLLLWQNCYYVGSPIAIEPEVLQRMRNRLNSQVKVVPIKTNSYRNWMRLQNLDMTKITIGNQANPITGEMEQEDITQTTELYLAQTDNQIERIKAIIASALRNRASDIHLEPTPEGLKVRYRIDGIMRHITTLPAEISRKVIVSLKVMCEMDIADSRRPQDGRISEKYVTADDQEAGLDLRVNTLPCVSGIKGEQGEKAVLRLLRQQNTFKTIDDLGFPPSRLPIFKQWLAQPQGMVILTGPTGSGKTSTLYTSLQAIATDEVNIITVEDPVEYVLSGITQTQVHELAGMTFAAGLRSILRQDPDIVMVGEVRDHETAETSVRAALTGHLVLTTLHTNDAVGVIPRLKDIGPDPGLLSDALLGVVAQRLLRRVCPHCSKPHPPTKAELAWLGIPEAQARQGKWQRGEGCNVCFGTGYLGREAVMEVLNIDDGMRQAIYGGTMMQVRQNATPENFFSFREAAIEKLLLGKTTIEEVKRVLPYSSFCR